The proteins below come from a single Natrinema sp. SYSU A 869 genomic window:
- a CDS encoding MaoC/PaaZ C-terminal domain-containing protein translates to MVSDHVAPIWRPQGWPRSGHPLADDHRGRRAELRGVSSDFNPLHLSEEHTAATDFGEPIAHGALLFAVISGLLWQYRHERPDVVAFYGVDALRVTEPVTMGTSVHAESELVEKKPEDHPVGNGVVRYETRLVTDDAVALSCEMLTSSNKTP, encoded by the coding sequence GTGGTAAGTGATCATGTCGCTCCGATTTGGCGACCTCAAGGTTGGCCACGGAGTGGTCACCCACTCGCGGACGATCACCGAGGCCGACGTGCGGAACTTCGCGGGGTCAGTAGCGATTTCAACCCGCTGCACCTGAGCGAGGAACACACCGCAGCGACCGACTTCGGCGAGCCGATCGCACATGGGGCCTTGCTGTTCGCGGTAATCTCTGGCCTGCTCTGGCAGTACCGCCACGAGCGACCGGACGTGGTCGCGTTCTACGGCGTCGACGCGTTGCGCGTTACAGAACCCGTGACGATGGGGACATCAGTCCACGCCGAGTCCGAACTGGTCGAGAAGAAGCCGGAAGACCATCCGGTCGGGAACGGCGTCGTCCGCTACGAAACGCGGCTCGTGACCGACGACGCGGTCGCGCTCTCGTGTGAGATGCTTACCTCGTCGAATAAAACACCCTAG
- a CDS encoding 3-hydroxyacyl-CoA dehydrogenase NAD-binding domain-containing protein yields the protein MTLESIDRVTVLGAGNMGHGITEVTAMAGYDVTMRDIKDEFVEDGYESIEWSLQKLEEKEMIDESADEVLSRIDTTTDLETAVSDADLVIEAAPEDLDLKHDIFSDLEEYTSGDTLLATNTSSLPISDIAEAVDTPERVLGLHFFNPPVKMDLVEVIYGEDTSDEAAEAGYEWVESIGKTPIYVRKDVRGFVVNTIVGPFGGEPAFMVSEGEATIREADATMAHERDYPMGPFELADLTGIDVGYHVRKEGGSPIPPITEEKVEAEELGQKTGKGFYDYEDGDGADYEPEDASDFDWLRVEARMINRAAFLVGEDVATPEEVDTGVQLGLGFPEGICRRADKIGLDTVLEKLETLCEETGSERFEPHPYLEQLVEAGETGEDAGAGFYDYGDDELGPYHDLNYDLEDGLLQVELDRPSRMNALSADLLGEIDDLFDSVDTDEVRCATIEGSGDRAFSAGADISGFSDADPTDLMDVTPAFETVNDFPRPVLAKIDGFCLGGGLELALACDLRIATERSSFGAPEIGLGLIPGGGGTQRLTRILGETRAKELVFRGNHIDADRAEDWGLINRSVERDEFDNTVSEFVDDLAGGPPIGLKVAKKVMNEGQDASLDAALAMESQGFGLLSSTDDVLEGTAAFAEDREPEFEGE from the coding sequence ATGACACTCGAAAGCATTGACCGCGTTACGGTACTCGGCGCGGGGAACATGGGACACGGGATTACTGAAGTAACGGCCATGGCCGGCTACGACGTCACGATGCGTGACATCAAAGACGAGTTCGTCGAGGACGGCTACGAGTCGATCGAATGGAGTCTACAGAAACTCGAGGAAAAGGAGATGATCGACGAGTCGGCCGACGAGGTCCTCTCGCGGATCGACACGACGACGGATCTCGAGACGGCCGTTTCCGACGCTGATCTCGTCATCGAGGCCGCACCTGAGGATCTGGACCTGAAACACGACATCTTCAGCGATCTCGAGGAGTACACCAGTGGCGACACGCTGCTGGCGACAAACACCTCGAGCCTGCCGATCTCGGACATCGCGGAGGCCGTCGATACGCCCGAGCGCGTGCTGGGACTGCACTTCTTCAACCCGCCGGTCAAGATGGACCTCGTCGAGGTCATCTACGGTGAGGACACCAGCGACGAGGCGGCTGAAGCGGGCTACGAGTGGGTCGAGTCGATCGGCAAGACGCCGATCTACGTCCGCAAGGACGTCCGCGGCTTCGTCGTCAACACCATCGTCGGGCCGTTCGGCGGCGAACCCGCGTTCATGGTCTCGGAGGGCGAGGCGACGATCCGTGAGGCCGACGCCACGATGGCCCACGAACGCGACTACCCGATGGGGCCGTTCGAACTCGCCGACCTCACCGGCATCGATGTCGGCTACCACGTCCGCAAGGAGGGCGGCAGTCCGATCCCGCCGATCACGGAAGAGAAGGTCGAGGCCGAAGAACTCGGCCAGAAGACCGGAAAGGGCTTCTACGACTACGAGGACGGCGATGGGGCTGACTACGAGCCCGAAGACGCCAGCGACTTCGACTGGCTCCGCGTCGAGGCCCGCATGATCAACCGCGCGGCCTTCCTCGTCGGCGAGGACGTCGCCACACCCGAGGAGGTCGACACCGGCGTCCAGCTCGGACTGGGCTTCCCCGAGGGTATCTGCCGACGCGCCGATAAGATCGGTCTCGATACTGTCCTCGAGAAACTCGAGACGCTCTGTGAGGAGACCGGTTCCGAGCGCTTCGAGCCACATCCGTACCTCGAGCAACTCGTCGAAGCGGGCGAGACCGGTGAGGACGCCGGCGCTGGCTTCTACGACTACGGCGACGACGAGCTCGGTCCCTACCACGACCTGAACTACGACCTCGAGGATGGCCTCCTACAGGTCGAACTCGACCGGCCGTCCCGGATGAACGCGCTCTCGGCGGACCTGCTCGGCGAGATCGACGATCTGTTCGACTCGGTCGATACCGACGAGGTTCGGTGTGCAACGATCGAAGGGAGCGGCGACCGCGCGTTCAGCGCCGGCGCGGATATCTCCGGGTTCAGCGACGCGGATCCGACCGATCTGATGGACGTCACGCCCGCCTTCGAGACGGTTAACGACTTCCCGCGACCCGTCCTCGCGAAGATCGACGGCTTCTGTCTCGGCGGCGGCCTCGAACTTGCGCTGGCCTGTGACCTGCGGATCGCCACCGAGCGCTCCTCCTTTGGTGCGCCCGAAATCGGCCTCGGCCTGATCCCTGGTGGTGGCGGGACCCAGCGACTCACTCGAATCCTCGGCGAGACCCGTGCGAAGGAACTGGTCTTCCGCGGCAACCATATCGACGCCGACCGCGCCGAAGACTGGGGCCTGATCAATCGCTCTGTCGAGCGCGACGAGTTCGACAACACCGTTTCGGAGTTCGTCGACGACCTCGCCGGTGGTCCACCGATCGGCCTCAAGGTCGCCAAGAAGGTCATGAACGAGGGCCAGGACGCCAGCCTGGACGCCGCACTCGCCATGGAGAGCCAGGGCTTTGGCCTCCTCTCGAGCACCGACGACGTGCTGGAAGGCACCGCCGCGTTCGCCGAGGACCGCGAACCCGAGTTCGAGGGCGAGTAA
- a CDS encoding winged helix-turn-helix domain-containing protein, whose amino-acid sequence MSDESPDWEFKDRDIAILSELSNDPQLSSRELTQVLESEYGIDVSHVTVSESIRRMRDEGVFREAIIPNEEYYIFALFEFKFNPEHFADNWRDAMEHVKADKHTLFFFLSDGEYQWKTVMMFRDRQEISQWIHDCYRDYGEVISNIRNSAVHNVLKFQTDPRIFEELGEEHNER is encoded by the coding sequence ATGAGCGACGAATCACCGGACTGGGAGTTCAAGGATCGCGACATCGCGATCCTCAGCGAGCTATCGAACGATCCGCAGTTGTCATCGCGGGAGCTCACGCAGGTCCTCGAGTCCGAGTACGGGATCGACGTCTCCCACGTCACCGTCAGCGAGTCGATTCGGCGGATGCGCGACGAGGGTGTCTTCCGCGAGGCGATCATTCCGAACGAGGAGTATTACATCTTCGCGCTATTCGAGTTCAAGTTCAATCCTGAACACTTCGCCGACAACTGGCGCGACGCGATGGAGCACGTCAAGGCGGACAAACACACCCTGTTTTTCTTCCTCTCGGACGGGGAGTATCAGTGGAAGACGGTGATGATGTTCCGCGACCGTCAAGAGATTTCCCAGTGGATCCACGATTGCTATCGGGACTACGGGGAAGTCATCTCGAACATTCGAAATTCGGCTGTCCACAACGTCCTCAAGTTCCAGACCGATCCGCGGATCTTCGAGGAACTCGGCGAAGAACACAACGAGCGGTGA
- a CDS encoding PaaI family thioesterase, whose translation MTGGPADVSGWPEWESFVHRHGYLSWLDLEVKHLEDGRAVLEIERNEDFENPIGTDGPDPVHGGIVATLIDTASAFALRSTFEDPSEAHLTTTDLNVSYLRPATGDLRAEAEVLRAGGSTGVTNVTVKGTDGEAAVGRTTYRLFRDGLGGK comes from the coding sequence ATGACCGGTGGACCGGCGGACGTGTCGGGCTGGCCGGAATGGGAGTCGTTCGTCCATCGTCACGGCTACCTGTCGTGGCTCGACCTTGAGGTCAAACACCTCGAGGACGGCCGAGCGGTCCTCGAGATCGAACGGAACGAGGACTTCGAGAACCCCATCGGTACCGACGGGCCGGACCCGGTCCACGGTGGTATCGTCGCGACCCTGATCGACACCGCGAGCGCGTTCGCCTTGCGGAGCACGTTTGAAGACCCCAGCGAGGCCCACCTGACGACGACGGATCTCAACGTCTCGTACCTGCGGCCGGCAACCGGTGACCTGCGCGCCGAAGCGGAAGTGCTCCGGGCCGGCGGCTCGACCGGCGTTACCAACGTGACCGTCAAGGGTACCGACGGCGAAGCCGCCGTCGGCCGCACCACCTACCGACTGTTCCGCGACGGACTCGGTGGTAAGTGA
- a CDS encoding alpha/beta hydrolase — MSDDETWSEQQSTTTVSVDGHDLEVAYHEDGPEESEEPPVVFVHGIPTWSFLWRDIVPAVADDRRTIAPDMVGYGNSAMSDDFNRSIRVQEEALEALLDDLDIEEIALVAHDIGGGVALRFAAHHPDVVDQLILSNAVCYDSWPVEFVSNLGLPSTAKLAREELEGRLESAFVEGAYGEADPEFVAGMKAPWLTDEGHVSLVRNAVSTNTNHTTEIDYGAITAETLLLWGEDDVMQPYDYAEQLATDISDAELAPLSEAYHWVPEDRSEAYADRLCEFLAGAQA, encoded by the coding sequence ATGAGCGACGACGAGACTTGGAGCGAGCAACAGTCGACGACGACGGTATCGGTCGACGGCCATGATCTCGAGGTCGCTTATCACGAGGACGGCCCTGAAGAAAGCGAAGAGCCGCCGGTCGTCTTCGTCCACGGCATTCCGACCTGGTCGTTCCTCTGGCGTGACATCGTCCCGGCGGTCGCCGACGACCGTCGGACGATCGCCCCTGATATGGTCGGCTACGGCAACTCCGCGATGAGTGACGATTTCAACCGCTCGATCCGCGTCCAGGAGGAGGCCCTCGAAGCCCTGCTCGACGACCTCGACATCGAGGAAATCGCGCTCGTCGCCCACGACATCGGCGGCGGCGTTGCGCTGCGCTTTGCCGCACATCACCCTGATGTGGTCGACCAACTCATCCTCTCAAACGCCGTCTGTTATGACTCTTGGCCGGTCGAGTTCGTCTCGAATTTGGGACTGCCATCGACAGCCAAATTGGCGCGCGAGGAACTCGAGGGACGGCTCGAGTCGGCGTTCGTTGAGGGTGCCTACGGCGAGGCCGACCCCGAGTTCGTCGCGGGCATGAAAGCGCCGTGGTTGACCGACGAGGGCCACGTCTCGCTCGTTCGTAACGCCGTCTCGACGAACACGAACCACACGACCGAGATCGACTACGGCGCGATCACTGCCGAGACGCTGCTGTTGTGGGGCGAAGACGACGTGATGCAGCCCTACGACTACGCCGAGCAACTGGCTACGGACATCTCGGACGCCGAACTCGCGCCGCTGTCGGAGGCCTATCACTGGGTTCCCGAGGACCGGTCGGAGGCGTATGCTGACCGCCTTTGTGAGTTCCTTGCCGGAGCGCAAGCGTAA